Proteins from one Staphylococcus saprophyticus subsp. saprophyticus ATCC 15305 = NCTC 7292 genomic window:
- a CDS encoding helix-turn-helix transcriptional regulator, giving the protein MNKRERQNKLVLAIQENRQITASELATDLNVSKRTILRDIQDLEDQGVKILAKHGKLGGYQLQETPNSYEIELTENQLSALFLVLNESQSYSTLPYKEEINAIIKKCLNLPYTKMRRYLKKLDRYIKFDHSEHLNLPPIFSEVLIYCTERNVMAVEYNNRTDIVTENVIFIGLLCDEGLWKAVIFEIGLGKTNEIPIVDIHDISYSFGKTIKTQDITVNNYQQFLNPTES; this is encoded by the coding sequence ATGAATAAACGCGAAAGACAAAATAAACTTGTTCTAGCTATTCAAGAGAATAGACAGATTACTGCTTCAGAATTAGCGACGGATTTAAATGTATCCAAAAGGACGATTTTAAGAGACATTCAAGATTTAGAAGATCAAGGTGTTAAGATTTTGGCAAAACATGGTAAGTTGGGTGGTTACCAATTGCAAGAAACACCAAATAGTTATGAAATTGAGCTAACTGAAAACCAATTATCTGCTTTATTCCTAGTTTTGAATGAAAGTCAATCTTATTCAACACTGCCTTATAAAGAAGAAATAAATGCAATTATTAAAAAATGCTTAAATTTACCTTATACAAAAATGAGACGTTATTTAAAAAAATTAGATCGTTATATTAAATTTGATCATAGTGAACATCTCAATTTACCCCCTATATTCTCAGAGGTACTCATCTACTGTACAGAAAGAAATGTGATGGCCGTGGAATATAATAATCGTACTGATATTGTAACTGAAAATGTTATTTTCATTGGATTACTTTGTGATGAAGGACTTTGGAAGGCTGTCATTTTTGAAATTGGACTTGGTAAAACAAATGAAATCCCCATTGTTGATATTCATGATATTTCGTATTCTTTTGGCAAAACAATCAAAACACAAGATATTACCGTCAATAATTATCAACAATTTTTAAATCCAACTGAGTCCTAA
- a CDS encoding inositol monophosphatase family protein — MEKEQLIKIDDSIHAWFNTLDDIIPKLINDMVTSTKKNRFDLVTNVDKSIQQKFESFLKEHYPSHQLFAEEKSNSEINAKEGHVWIMDPIDGTTNLVKQQEDYCIILGYFVEGEPMLSYIYDYPHGKLYKAVRGFGAYVNGEPLSSPEDIELKDAIISYNPLVINDETIQDLNEASFGYRCIGSCGLDSIRVIKGQFGAHVNTNPKPWDIAAQFLFASELGLKMTTLDNTKLDFSTAGPFIISNKACHTHMLDVLNSGNGYKN, encoded by the coding sequence ATGGAAAAAGAACAACTTATTAAAATAGATGATTCAATTCATGCTTGGTTTAATACGTTAGATGACATTATTCCAAAGTTAATCAATGATATGGTTACAAGTACTAAAAAAAACAGGTTTGATTTAGTGACCAATGTAGATAAATCCATTCAACAAAAGTTCGAGTCATTTTTAAAAGAACATTATCCTAGTCATCAGTTATTTGCAGAAGAGAAGTCTAATAGTGAAATCAATGCTAAAGAAGGTCATGTTTGGATTATGGATCCAATCGATGGTACAACCAACTTAGTTAAGCAACAAGAAGATTATTGTATTATCTTAGGGTATTTTGTAGAAGGTGAGCCTATGCTGTCATATATTTATGATTATCCACATGGCAAACTTTATAAAGCAGTCAGAGGATTCGGAGCTTATGTAAATGGCGAGCCATTATCATCGCCAGAAGATATCGAGTTAAAAGATGCGATTATTTCTTATAATCCATTAGTAATTAATGATGAAACGATTCAAGATTTGAACGAGGCATCATTTGGATACCGTTGTATTGGCTCATGTGGACTAGATTCAATACGTGTAATTAAAGGTCAGTTTGGTGCACATGTCAACACGAATCCGAAGCCATGGGACATAGCAGCACAATTTTTATTTGCAAGTGAACTTGGCTTGAAAATGACCACATTGGATAATACAAAGTTAGATTTTTCAACAGCAGGTCCGTTTATTATTAGTAATAAAGCTTGTCATACACATATGTTAGATGTACTTAATTCAGGTAATGGATATAAAAATTAG
- a CDS encoding LCP family protein, translated as MNRSEKNKKMGLPTKVFLWFIGILVLLALIAVIYLGYKIFSVGGSIHNPLDRDKSSLRDKSVNLDDGDPFTIALFGVDSNAERNANGGGQRSDTIMVLSVNPEKKTTEIVSIPRDTQADIVGKGTTEKINHAYAYGGPDMAVKSLEKLLNVPIDHYATIDMDGMQDMIDTVGGITVTSNATFSYDGYQFTEGERSKMDGKEAMAFIRSRKEDGAGGDFGRQERQQLVIQGLANKLTSVSSITHFNSLMNHVEDNVKTDLSVGELNKVRSNYKDANDNVNRHQLEGQGGIQDDGLYYFVPSENSLNEIETNVKDNLGI; from the coding sequence GTGAATCGTTCTGAAAAAAATAAAAAAATGGGCTTACCGACAAAAGTTTTCTTGTGGTTTATAGGCATATTAGTGCTGCTAGCATTAATTGCAGTCATATATCTTGGCTATAAAATATTTTCTGTTGGAGGATCTATCCATAACCCTCTTGATAGAGATAAATCATCATTAAGAGATAAAAGTGTGAATTTGGATGATGGAGATCCATTTACTATTGCATTATTTGGCGTAGATTCTAATGCAGAAAGAAATGCTAACGGCGGTGGACAACGTAGTGACACGATTATGGTACTATCCGTTAATCCAGAAAAGAAAACAACTGAAATCGTTAGTATACCTAGAGATACACAAGCAGATATTGTTGGTAAAGGGACAACTGAAAAAATTAACCACGCATATGCATATGGTGGGCCTGACATGGCAGTGAAGTCTCTAGAAAAATTATTAAATGTACCGATTGACCATTACGCAACAATTGATATGGATGGTATGCAAGATATGATTGACACTGTTGGTGGTATTACAGTAACAAGTAACGCAACTTTCTCTTATGACGGTTATCAATTTACTGAAGGTGAACGGTCTAAAATGGATGGTAAAGAAGCCATGGCGTTTATCAGAAGTCGTAAAGAAGATGGAGCTGGTGGCGATTTTGGACGTCAAGAACGTCAACAACTTGTTATTCAAGGCCTTGCCAATAAACTTACAAGTGTGAGTTCTATTACGCATTTTAATTCTTTAATGAATCATGTTGAAGATAATGTGAAGACAGATTTATCAGTCGGTGAATTAAATAAAGTAAGAAGTAATTATAAAGATGCAAATGACAATGTAAATAGACATCAATTAGAAGGCCAAGGTGGCATTCAAGATGACGGACTATATTACTTTGTACCTAGTGAAAATTCATTAAATGAAATTGAGACAAACGTAAAAGATAATTTAGGTATTTAA
- the fdhF gene encoding formate dehydrogenase subunit alpha, producing the protein MQEHLIVSLDGKDYLVEPGTNLLQFIKSQDTFVPSICYNESLGPIQTCDTCTVEIDGKMERACSTTIDRPMIVNTQNDKVQASQKEALDRILEKHMLYCTVCDYNNGDCEIHNTMDQWGLEHQTYEYKEKPYEKDYGPFYRYDPNQCILCGRCVEVCQDVQVNETLTIDWERQQPRVIWDNDTSINDSSCVGCGQCATVCPCNAMLEVNMEGNAGYMTDLEPGSLAAMIDLTKKAEPGYGPLFAVSDSEAAMREERIEKTKTVCTYCGVGCSFDVWTKNREVLKVQPQHESPANKISSCVKGKFGWDYVDSDERLTKPLVRKNGQFEEVEWEEALSVVAENFNKVKGTHGSDGLAFISSSKATNEESYLMQKLARQVIGTNNVDNCSRYCQAPATKGLFRTVGHGGDSGSIEDLEIADMVVLIGTNTAEAHPVIASRIKRGHKLYNNTLNVFDIRKHEMAERADNFYQPKPGTDLVWLSAVTKYIIDEDLHDKAFINEWVNHFDEYYKSLAPYTMEFAEETTGISKDALIDFAHQVADAKSVSIAWAMGVTQQDIGSDTSTAISNLLLATGNYRKPGSGAYPLRGHNNVQGCSDMGSMPDQFPGYQKVTDDEIRAKFEREYGETLPKQVGKDNHQMMEGIHNGEIDSLYLYGEDTGIVDSNINFVQAALEKVGFLVVQDEFFTFTATYADVVLPASPSLEKTGTFTNTERRIQRLFQALEPKGDSKPDWQIIQAVAKAMGYDWNYTHPSQIMDEIARLTPLYSGVNYDRLEGYNSLQWPVAEDGTDEPILYLEGFNFEDKKANFYPLTFDNFFKVNEEYDLHVNNGRLLEHFHEGNMTYKVPGLEYKVPNAFVEVSPELAEDRGIHEGAEIKLISETGEVELVAHVTDRVKGKEIYIPLNNNAMAHGDHGAINLLTNSDVDKDTDTPSYKRTSCRMEVKTRRGKSPLNPTNFRVNKQRQPQYSVRVQDKWKREDYTFPGSQVDR; encoded by the coding sequence ATGCAAGAACATTTGATTGTCTCGTTAGACGGCAAAGATTATCTTGTTGAACCTGGAACCAATTTACTACAGTTTATTAAATCACAAGATACATTTGTGCCTTCAATATGTTACAACGAATCATTAGGTCCTATCCAAACATGTGATACCTGTACTGTAGAAATCGACGGTAAAATGGAACGTGCTTGTAGTACCACAATTGATAGACCAATGATTGTTAATACGCAAAATGACAAAGTACAAGCCAGCCAAAAAGAAGCGTTAGATCGCATTTTAGAAAAACATATGCTTTATTGTACGGTGTGTGATTACAACAATGGTGATTGTGAAATTCATAATACGATGGACCAATGGGGTCTTGAACATCAAACATATGAATATAAAGAGAAGCCATACGAAAAAGATTATGGCCCATTCTACCGTTATGATCCAAATCAATGTATCCTGTGTGGACGTTGTGTGGAAGTATGTCAAGACGTACAAGTAAATGAGACTTTAACAATTGACTGGGAACGTCAACAACCGCGCGTTATATGGGATAACGATACTTCTATAAATGATTCTTCTTGCGTGGGATGTGGACAATGTGCAACAGTTTGTCCATGTAACGCGATGTTGGAAGTTAATATGGAAGGTAATGCAGGTTATATGACTGACCTAGAACCTGGTTCATTAGCGGCAATGATTGATTTAACGAAAAAAGCAGAACCAGGATACGGTCCATTATTTGCTGTTTCAGATTCAGAAGCGGCAATGCGTGAGGAACGCATCGAAAAAACTAAAACTGTATGTACATATTGCGGTGTAGGTTGTTCTTTCGATGTTTGGACAAAAAATCGTGAAGTATTAAAAGTGCAACCACAACATGAATCACCAGCAAATAAAATCTCTTCTTGTGTTAAAGGTAAATTTGGTTGGGATTATGTTGATTCTGATGAACGTTTAACAAAGCCATTAGTGCGTAAAAATGGTCAGTTTGAAGAAGTGGAATGGGAAGAAGCACTCTCAGTAGTAGCTGAAAACTTTAATAAAGTAAAAGGAACTCATGGTTCAGATGGTTTAGCATTTATTTCATCATCCAAAGCAACGAACGAAGAGTCATATTTAATGCAAAAATTAGCTAGACAAGTCATTGGTACGAATAATGTGGATAACTGTTCACGTTATTGCCAAGCGCCTGCTACTAAAGGTTTATTTAGAACAGTCGGTCATGGTGGTGACTCTGGTTCAATTGAAGATCTTGAAATAGCTGATATGGTTGTCTTGATAGGTACAAATACAGCTGAAGCACATCCAGTTATCGCGTCACGAATTAAACGTGGTCATAAACTTTATAATAATACATTAAATGTATTTGATATTCGTAAGCATGAAATGGCGGAACGTGCTGATAATTTCTATCAACCAAAACCAGGTACAGACTTAGTATGGTTATCAGCAGTGACAAAATATATTATCGATGAAGATTTACATGACAAAGCATTCATTAATGAATGGGTAAATCATTTTGATGAATATTACAAATCATTAGCGCCATACACAATGGAATTTGCGGAAGAAACAACAGGTATCTCTAAAGATGCGTTAATTGATTTTGCACATCAAGTTGCAGATGCTAAATCTGTCTCTATAGCATGGGCTATGGGTGTTACACAACAAGATATCGGTAGTGATACATCGACTGCGATTTCTAACTTGTTATTAGCGACAGGTAACTACAGAAAACCAGGTTCAGGCGCGTATCCTTTACGTGGACATAATAACGTACAAGGATGTAGTGATATGGGAAGCATGCCAGACCAATTCCCTGGCTATCAAAAAGTGACTGATGATGAAATTAGAGCCAAATTCGAACGTGAATATGGTGAAACATTACCAAAACAAGTAGGAAAAGATAACCATCAAATGATGGAAGGTATCCACAATGGCGAAATTGATTCATTATATTTATATGGTGAAGATACGGGTATTGTTGATTCTAATATTAACTTTGTACAAGCTGCTTTAGAGAAAGTTGGTTTCCTAGTTGTACAAGATGAGTTCTTTACATTCACTGCTACTTATGCAGATGTCGTGTTACCAGCAAGCCCATCATTAGAAAAAACAGGTACTTTTACGAATACGGAACGTCGTATCCAACGTTTGTTCCAAGCACTAGAACCAAAAGGTGATTCAAAACCAGATTGGCAAATTATACAAGCAGTTGCTAAGGCAATGGGATATGATTGGAATTATACACATCCAAGTCAAATCATGGACGAGATTGCACGTCTAACACCACTTTATTCTGGTGTGAATTATGATAGATTAGAAGGATACAATAGTTTACAATGGCCAGTAGCTGAAGATGGTACGGATGAGCCAATACTTTATCTTGAAGGGTTTAATTTTGAAGATAAGAAAGCTAATTTCTATCCATTAACATTTGATAATTTCTTTAAAGTGAATGAAGAATATGATTTGCATGTAAATAATGGTAGATTATTAGAACATTTCCATGAAGGTAATATGACTTATAAAGTACCTGGACTTGAATATAAAGTACCTAATGCTTTCGTTGAAGTCTCACCAGAGCTTGCAGAGGATAGAGGTATCCATGAAGGTGCAGAAATTAAATTGATTTCTGAAACGGGTGAAGTTGAGCTTGTAGCACATGTCACAGATAGAGTAAAAGGCAAAGAAATTTATATTCCGTTAAATAACAATGCAATGGCACATGGTGATCATGGTGCGATTAATCTATTAACTAATAGTGATGTTGATAAAGATACAGATACACCATCATATAAACGTACAAGTTGTCGCATGGAAGTGAAGACACGTAGAGGTAAATCACCATTGAATCCTACGAACTTCCGTGTTAATAAGCAACGTCAACCGCAATATAGTGTTCGTGTTCAAGATAAATGGAAGCGTGAAGATTATACTTTCCCAGGAAGTCAGGTGGATAGATAA
- a CDS encoding DUF1641 domain-containing protein, producing MAERITQIKRMQKSEAELKEESLTEVTDAIVANKDSILKAINIISTLDDAKLLDAMSGAVKSRGVIANKFAVELNKEQYTGLISNMASLVFLLGDLNVDDLTTMLNKVNKGLSVANKANPNQKTSITGLMGILKDDEMNRSLTYMLNMLRGMSRD from the coding sequence ATGGCTGAGAGAATCACACAGATTAAACGCATGCAAAAATCAGAAGCAGAACTCAAGGAAGAAAGTTTAACTGAAGTGACAGATGCAATTGTTGCTAATAAGGATAGCATTTTAAAAGCAATCAATATCATTAGTACACTAGACGATGCTAAGCTATTAGATGCAATGTCTGGTGCGGTTAAGAGTAGAGGTGTGATTGCCAATAAATTCGCTGTAGAATTAAATAAAGAGCAATACACTGGTTTAATTTCAAACATGGCATCACTTGTATTTTTACTTGGTGATTTAAATGTGGATGATTTAACAACAATGTTAAATAAAGTAAACAAAGGATTAAGTGTTGCTAATAAGGCAAATCCAAATCAAAAAACGTCAATTACTGGATTGATGGGTATCTTGAAAGACGATGAAATGAACCGTAGTTTAACGTATATGTTAAATATGTTAAGAGGTATGTCTAGAGATTAA
- a CDS encoding N-acetylglucosaminidase, with protein MNDNIKRKIPMFIIILILVVFAILFIVNETHLFDDEKTHTFDEAVEKQVGAGTLNMTEKNGRFVEASKKDVEKAMDVNSDKDNLNHMDISEKVSMSEEELNSILKDKGILKNKGQAFLDAQDKYEVNVLYLVSHALVETGNGKSELAKGIEVDGKTYFNFYGIGAFDENAVHTGSSFAKKQKWTSPEKAIMGGARFVRGNYFENNQLSLYQMRWNPKSPGEHQYASDIEWDENIATFMKHYYHQLGIKKDHINKDYYL; from the coding sequence ATGAATGACAACATAAAGCGTAAAATACCTATGTTTATTATAATTTTAATATTAGTTGTTTTTGCAATCTTATTTATTGTTAATGAAACCCATTTATTTGATGACGAAAAAACACATACTTTTGATGAAGCTGTTGAAAAACAAGTAGGTGCTGGTACATTAAATATGACAGAGAAAAATGGGCGATTTGTTGAAGCGTCTAAAAAAGATGTAGAAAAAGCAATGGATGTAAATAGTGACAAAGATAACTTAAATCATATGGATATTTCTGAAAAAGTGTCCATGTCTGAAGAAGAACTCAATAGTATTTTAAAAGATAAAGGTATTTTAAAAAATAAAGGGCAAGCATTTTTAGATGCTCAAGATAAATATGAAGTGAATGTCCTGTACCTTGTAAGTCATGCACTTGTTGAGACAGGAAATGGCAAATCAGAGCTTGCTAAGGGCATAGAAGTTGATGGTAAAACATATTTTAATTTTTACGGCATTGGTGCTTTTGATGAGAATGCAGTTCATACAGGTAGCAGTTTTGCAAAAAAACAAAAATGGACATCACCTGAAAAGGCAATTATGGGTGGTGCGCGCTTTGTGAGAGGTAACTACTTTGAAAATAATCAACTCTCCTTGTACCAAATGCGCTGGAATCCTAAGTCACCAGGAGAACATCAATATGCAAGTGATATTGAATGGGATGAGAACATTGCTACGTTTATGAAACATTATTATCATCAACTAGGTATAAAAAAAGATCATATTAATAAAGACTACTATCTATAA
- a CDS encoding FAD-dependent monooxygenase: MKIAIVGAGIGGLTAAALLCEQGHEVKVFEKNSTITEVGAGIGIGGNVIDKLGKHDLAKGIKNIGQVINVMEILDDKDNVLSKAKLKKNTVNLTMTRQSLIDVIKSYVSESAIYTNHHVTHVDNNALKVVMHFEAQEAEAFDLCIGADGLHSNIRHTVAPNSKTQYQGYTVFRGLVEDIDIKSDNVAKEYWSAKGRVGVVPLLNNQAYWFISINAKENDATMQSYGKPHLQARFNHFPNEVRKVLDKQSETDILLHDIYDLQPLKTFVYQRVILLGDAAHATTPNMGQGAGQAMEDAIVLANCLQAYPFEAALQRYDKIRVDHTKKVIKRSRKIGKLAQRSNKIVISLRNSIAKIMPNRLVAAQTKFIYKSKNK; the protein is encoded by the coding sequence ATGAAAATAGCTATAGTGGGTGCTGGAATCGGTGGATTAACAGCTGCAGCATTATTATGTGAACAAGGACACGAAGTTAAAGTTTTTGAAAAAAATAGCACTATTACAGAAGTCGGTGCAGGCATTGGTATCGGTGGTAATGTCATTGACAAACTTGGGAAACATGATTTAGCAAAAGGTATTAAAAACATAGGTCAAGTTATCAATGTTATGGAAATATTAGATGATAAAGATAATGTGTTAAGTAAAGCAAAATTGAAGAAAAACACAGTGAATTTAACAATGACGCGTCAAAGTTTAATTGATGTAATTAAATCATACGTTTCTGAATCTGCTATTTATACTAATCACCATGTTACGCATGTTGATAATAATGCTTTAAAAGTTGTGATGCATTTTGAAGCACAAGAAGCAGAAGCATTTGATTTATGTATTGGTGCTGATGGACTTCATTCGAACATAAGACATACTGTAGCACCTAATAGTAAAACACAGTATCAAGGATATACGGTGTTTAGAGGTCTTGTAGAAGATATAGATATTAAGTCTGATAATGTTGCAAAAGAGTATTGGTCTGCAAAAGGTAGAGTAGGTGTCGTACCGTTATTAAATAATCAAGCTTATTGGTTTATTTCAATCAATGCGAAAGAAAATGATGCGACAATGCAATCCTATGGTAAGCCACATTTACAAGCTAGATTTAATCATTTTCCAAATGAAGTTAGAAAAGTGTTAGATAAACAAAGTGAAACAGATATTCTATTACATGATATTTATGATTTACAACCACTAAAAACTTTCGTCTATCAGCGCGTGATTTTATTAGGCGATGCGGCACATGCAACAACGCCAAATATGGGACAAGGCGCTGGTCAAGCAATGGAAGATGCTATCGTACTAGCTAATTGTTTACAAGCTTATCCATTTGAAGCAGCATTACAAAGATACGATAAAATCCGTGTGGATCATACCAAAAAAGTCATTAAGCGATCTAGAAAAATTGGCAAATTAGCTCAAAGAAGCAATAAAATCGTTATTTCATTAAGAAATAGCATAGCTAAAATCATGCCTAATCGTCTTGTTGCAGCGCAAACTAAGTTTATATACAAATCGAAAAACAAATAA